GTCTCTGACAGACCTCGCACTCGCGTACATATTCACGGACGTCGTGGGTCAGgcctggccagtggtagtgtcggcccaCTTCGCGGCGGGTCTGATCCGTCCCGGGATGCCCGGCAAGGTCAGGTCATGATGGAATCGTAATGTGGCCTCTCGCGCCTCCGtggggacgtaggtccgccagtCGCCGTGGTTGCCCGGGGTCCGTGTCATTAATATGCCGTCCTGCACGCGCCAGGTGCCGTGCTCAGCCGCGGGGATCTTACGATGCCGGCGGTCGGCGTCGGGTGATGTCTCTTGGGCTTGGCATACGCGTCGGTACAAGTCGGCAGCAGTGTTGGGCGGTCCCTCCTCGTCATTGGCTTCGGCCGTGAGGCGGCCACACGACGAGTTGCCGTTTTCGGTTGGGTTCGGTGTGACTGGTGGTAGCATGGCGTCCCAGTCGTCGTCGTCCCGCAGTTCGGTGTTCTGGTCGGGTTCTCGTGataacaggtcgggcagctgattaTCGATTCCGGGGACATGCTCTACTTCAAAATCAAATGATTGGAGAAACAAGGCCCACCGAATCAGCTtgcccttcctgccctgcattgTGTGCAGCCACGTCAGACATCGGTTATCCATTCTAAGTGTGAAGTTTTTTCCCTCGAGGTGTTGGCTGGTActtcttcatggcccagactacggctaggcactcctgctcgttactatgATATCTGCGCTCTGCCGAGCCGAGCTTTGAACTAGCATAGTCTGTAACCTCACGCCTGCTGTCCGGGCCTACGTGGTATAGTACCGCGCCCACGCCGAGGGTACTTGCGTCCATCTGTAGGTAGAGGCAACGTTCCGGGTTTACCCTGCGTGAGCTTGTGGCACTGTGTGAAGGCGAGTTTAACCTCTTCGAATGCGCGCTGGGCGTGGTCGTTCCATCTGTACCGTGACTGTGGTAACAGGAGGTCCATCAGGGGGGCTATTGTCCTTGAGAAGTTAGGGACGTAGCACCGGAGCCAGTTAATCAAGCCGACGAAGCGTTGGAGCTGTTTCCGCGTTCGTGGTACCTCGGCTTCGGCGATCTTTTTGAGGTGGCCCGCTTGTGCCCGGTTACCCGCGGCGCTCACGACATGTCCCAGGAACTCTATCTCCTGTgtcccgatgtggcacttgtggtgcgcgacGGTCAAGTGCTGGGTAGCGAGGTGATCTATAACTAACGTAAGGTGCCCgatgtgttcctcccaggtcTCCGAGAATATAATTACGTCGTGAAGGTAAGCCAGCGCGAAGCGATCGACATAGCCCTCTAGTACGCAcgtcatcatcccctggaacgtcgcgggggcaCAATTCAGCCCGAATGGCATCGCTCGAAATTGAAATTTGCGGCCGTCGGGGATGGTGAACGTGGTCTTCTCGCGGTCCTCGGTCCGTATGGGGAACTGCCAGTACCCCGATTTAAGGTCAAGGGTACTGAACACTGTTGCTCGTACTAGTCCTACTACCGCGTTCTCTACGCTGATCTGGGGTGGCGGGGCGCTAACCGTGATTGTGTTCAATGGCCAGAAGTCCACGCAGAACCGTAGTGACCCGTCCGTCTTCGGCGCGAGTACAATGCAAGCATTGTAGCGACTGTTCGACGGTTCAATAACACCATCCCGGTGCATCTCTGCGACCTGTTCCCTGATGGCGCGTTGCTCCCGGAAACCGTACCCTCTGGGGGGCTCGTACACCGGGTTGTTGTGGGTGGTCGGTATGTGGTGTTCGGTGACCGTAGTTCGGCTGAGTGGGTCGGACACCGTGAATATCTCTTTTCGCTCTGCTAGTACATGGTCTACGGCGGCGCGGTACTCGAGTGGGACGTCGTGAAGTATCTGGTGGAGTGTTACGGCTTCCTTAGCCCTTGCAGGTAGTGACTCGACTGCATAGACTGCTAGCCGCTCTTGCGTACCGATGTGTACCCGGGTGGCCTTGGTCTCGATTACGACATCCTGCTCAGCCagccagggctgccccaggaCTATCTCCTCGCGGAGGTCCTTGACTACGAGGGCGATCACGGTGGTGATATAGCCCCTTATGCTGACCTGTAGTGTTGCTCGCCCTACGGTCAGGCCTGGCCGGGTATTTGTGGCTAGTTGTAACTCCGCTTGTTGCGGTTGAAGTTTCCCGGactgtaccaggtggggggctacaAATACGAGACTCGCCTTCGTGTCGACTAGAGCAGCCACGGCTCTCCCGTCGACCACCACGGGGATGCGAAGAAGGCTGTCCCGGGGCCGGGTCAGCTGGTACAAATGGGGGGGTCTTTCCCCTCCCGTGGTAACCGGGAGCGGTGGTTCTAATGGTCCGCCCCCGGGCTGGCGTTTCCCGGCGGTTTACTCGCGCGAGGAGGTGGCAATGGGCAGTCTTTGTGCCAGGTGCGTGTACCATTGgggcaacctcgctggcacagtGGCAGCCCCAGGGCGTCCTGTAGTGCTACCCTGGTGGGTGTTGCGTCGGTTTGAGGTGTGTTCTCGATAGCTCGTCGTCGGGTCGGTGGCTGGGTATCAGCTCCCCCCTGTTGTGGTGTCTGACTGAGGCGTCCCCGACTCGTGCCCGGTGTGCCCCGTTGCCAGAGATCGCGCAGGTTCTGCTCGATGGCAGCTGCCTGCTGCAGATATTCTTCTACCGACTCCGGGCGACAACAACGCATGAATGGCTGGAGGCCGGTGTGTAGTAACGCCGTCACGgtgggtagcgctgtcgtgggtcGAGCGTGTGGGTTGACGCGCGTGAAGAGACATAGTTTTTGTGCCACGAACTGTTCGGCCGTTTCGCCGTCTTTCTGCCGCTCGCCATAGAACTGCGAAGTGCAGTCGACCAATGCCTGTTCGGTGTCGAAGCGGCGAGTTAGTGTGCCGGCGAATTCTGCCCACGGCATGCCGAAACGTccccatatgtcccaccattcATAGGCTGTGCCTCGCAGCTGCccgctggcctgtcccgaccactcgtctacgGGTATACCTGCCCGGGTTAATCGCACTTCACAGTTCTCCACGAAACTCTGTGGGTCCTCATGTGTGAGGCCACCGAATTCAGGTAGTGTGAACTTGCCCTGGTAACCCTGGGGGCGGTTGTACGTAACGAGATTCGGGTCAGCAAGTGGTGTTGGCTGTTGTGCGTGGCGTTCCCCTTGTGTGGCATTTGTGCACGTCATGCAGGTGGTCGGGCGAGTGCTCACCACGGTGGTGCTAGTTTCCATTTCCGTCTTTACGGGTTGTGCGTGGTTCTTTCTCGGGAACTGTCCGTCCCACGGCTGTACCCATGAGTGGTCGAGTGGGTCGTTACTGTGGGGGGTGCATTACcaggtcatgtaccatggtcTCGACCCCGTCAGCAGATCCGTTCCCCTAGGCAATAAGCACTGGGCGCACACAACATCGGAGTTCCAGGTTTGCAATTTGCTCCAGTTATGGTGCATGTTTAGCGGTGTTGGTTCGTGCTTctcactcgtggctctgtgtgCGCGGGGCAGGTCTGcacgcggggtcgcgctcgccggctgggcaggtgcccggacagccgcacaaaacggaggctGAGAATAGCCGTGGCGGAGGTGATGCGCAGATTGTTGTGCgcagcgacggccgagagcgcccgggcagccgcacaaagcggaggtcgaaaaCTGTCCGCGGCGGGGGAGGGGGTGCTGATGGGCGTGTGGGGCAATGGGCGAGGGCGACCGGACACTCACACAAAGCGGAGGCCAATGATGGCCGCTGTGGAGGGGGAGTTgggctgtgacgtaggcttctgcgtcgcgAGTGGCGCTGGCGTCGCGCCAGCCTGTCTGGCCCTAATTACAtttgcctgtgcaaaatggccATCCCGTATCTGTGCTGTGGCTTGgtttggccaaaaaaaaaatctgacttgATAATAGCTAAAAATTTTCGTGTTTTCGTGAAAGTTCTTTGTAAATTTGTGTgaagaaaaacttatttttcctATCTTCGCCcaacgttgggcgccaaatgccgtcgtccggggtctcgggctcgagtcccggtgcggctcctagtgggaatggctgttgtcgatgtagtgtttccgggtgggcgccaaaCTAGCTCtatttctagtcgataggtgggtcgtggggtcgcttgccctgcgtggcccactaggaccatcggcggtgttgcgtgggatatgaggaattccctacttggtggtggttgggagtcgtatggttaattgattaggcgctaaagtaatgcaacaaatgacgtgcgtcgtttattcatgcgactgtggatttcgtgtaataccgttgattacacaccacgtcgtacagagggtgacgttacacaattacacaaagttattctgaaaagttaCGTATTGAAGGcttggcacaagtttacaaaaatgttacgttatggtgcgttgcacaagtttactgaatgttacgtggtggcgcgtcgcacaagtttactcaagaatgttccaggttcaaggcgtcgcacaaaattactaaatgtaacgtattagcgtggcactaggcggttctgagcctggttacccaaaagaggggtgagggcgattggaggcggccaatcctgTATATCAATgtatcgaggcggtgttcgcgtccactgtagtggagcgtggaccgcagctaaattcgtccaagttcccttacggggtggtttCAGCACCggggcgactggttttagttcaagttctgtggttcggaAGGCGGCctgtgccgtatactgaaaactaccctgcagaccaagtgtggtgcagggggttttcaaatttatgcggccggattaagtcctggaccgaaatttggaccgggtacgcacggagagattagtaaaaaga
The window above is part of the Bacillus rossius redtenbacheri isolate Brsri chromosome 13, Brsri_v3, whole genome shotgun sequence genome. Proteins encoded here:
- the LOC134538625 gene encoding uncharacterized protein LOC134538625, which gives rise to METSTTVVSTRPTTCMTCTNATQGERHAQQPTPLADPNLVTYNRPQGYQGKFTLPEFGGLTHEDPQSFVENCEVRLTRAGIPVDEWSGQASGQLRGTAYEWWDIWGRFGMPWAEFAGTLTRRFDTEQALVDCTSQFYGERQKDGETAEQFVAQKLCLFTRVNPHARPTTALPTVTALLHTGLQPFMRCCRPESVEEYLQQAAAIEQNLRDLWQRGTPGTSRGRLSQTPQQGGADTQPPTRRRAIENTPQTDATPTRVALQDALGLPLCQRGCPNEPPLPVTTGGERPPHLYQLTRPRDSLLRIPVVVDGRAVAALVDTKASLVFVAPHLVQSGKLQPQQAELQLATNTRPGLTVGRATLQVSIRGYITTVIALVVKDLREEIVLGQPWLAEQDVVIETKATRVHIGTQERLAVYAVESLPARAKEAVTLHQILHDVPLEYRAAVDHVLAERKEIFTVSDPLSRTTVTEHHIPTTHNNPVYEPPRGYGFREQRAIREQVAEMHRDGVIEPSNSRYNACIVLAPKTDGSLRFCVDFWPLNTITVSAPPPQISVENAVVGLVRATVFSTLDLKSGYWQFPIRTEDREKTTFTIPDGRKFQFRAMPFGLNCAPATFQGMMTCVLEGYVDRFALAYLHDVIIFSETWEEHIGHLTLVIDHLATQHLTVAHHKCHIGTQEIEFLGHVVSAAGNRAQAGHLKKIAEAEVPRTRKQLQRFVGLINWLRCYVPNFSRTIAPLMDLLLPQSRYRWNDHAQRAFEEVKLAFTQCHKLTQGKPGTLPLPTDGRKYPRRGRGTIPRRPGQQA